From Topomyia yanbarensis strain Yona2022 chromosome 1, ASM3024719v1, whole genome shotgun sequence, one genomic window encodes:
- the LOC131677522 gene encoding elongin-B, with protein sequence MDVFMMIRRKKTTIFTDAKETTPVFELKRMIEGILKVPPRDQRLFNKDNQLMEDERTLQDCGITVATAKAQCPAQLGLAVRDNGGDFESLEMTPYSLPPDLPDVMKNQDAANGQDQLA encoded by the exons ATG GATGTCTTCATGATGATTAGACGGAAAAAGACAACGATATTCACTGATGCCAAAGAAACAACGCCCGTGTTTGAGTTGAAACGTATGATCGAAGGGATCCTGAAAGTGCCTCCCCGGGATCAGCGACTCTTCAATAAAGACAACCAGCTGATGGAGGACGAACGAACGCTACAGGATTGTGGCATAACCGTGGCCACGGCCAAGGCACAGTGCCCTGCCCAGCTTGGATTGGCAGTCCGGGACAATGGGGGCGATTTCGAATCGCTTGAAATGACACCCTACTCGCTGCCACCAGATCTACCGGATGTGATGAAGAACCAGGATGCAGCCAACGGGCAGGATCAACTCGCCTAA